The DNA segment ACCATGAACATCTTTCTTTCTAGACTTATCCATAAAGTCATCCTCTGAGTTTCTTTTGATGTCTTTCACCAGCAAAGTGTCACAGTCCCCTCGTGAAGAGCGCACTGCACGCCTTGAAGCCTTGGCGTTCTTTGGTTGGAACTCTACATCCACAGCAGGAATGGTCAGGCTTGAAGCTTCTGCTGTTAGCTCCAAAGACTCGTGACTCCCTCCCTTCTTGACACTCAGCTTGTTATGGTCAGACTCCAATCCTTTCCTGGTGCTGTCTTCAAGGAAATGGCCATCACTCTTGTGCTGAAGATCACGCCTTCTAGTGGTGGAATCATCAGCATCAGAAGGATATGATCTGCGAGATTTGATCTTCCCTCTCCGGGAACTCTCAGCAGTCAGTTTCAGTGATTTGGATCCCAGCTCCTTCTTGCTGAAGACTTCTGTTCTTCTGCCTCTGACTTCACTTACCTCCAATTCATCTTCCTCTAACAAAGAACCATCACTATAATGCCGAGAATGTAAGACACGCTTGTGTGTATCATCAATCACTAATGGTGGAGATGGAGGCAGTGGTGGTGATGGGGGCAAAGAGTCTTGACTCCGTCCCTTCTTAACCCTCACCTTGTTGCGGTCAGACTCCAATCCTTTCCTGATATTGTCTTCAAGCAAATGGTCATCACTCTTGTGCCTTCTAGTTGTGGAATCATCAGCACCACTAATGGGAGATGAAATTGGATCAGGAGGATATGATCTGCGAGATTTGTTCTTCCCTTTCCGGGAACTTTCAGCAGTCagttttagtgattttgatcCCAGCTCCTTTTTCTTGAAGATCTTCTCGTTTCTTCTGCTTCTGACTTCACTCGTCTCCAGTTCATCTTCCAGCCCCTGCCTTACATCTTCCTCTACCAAAGAGCCATCACTATAACGCCGAGAATGTAAGACACGCCTGTGCGTATCATCAGTCACCAATGGTGGAGATGGGGAACTAGACCTTGATGAAGCCTCAAGACTCTTCTCCTTAACTGGTTCATCCACATTCGGGTCTAACAACTCTTCAGACACAGAACGAGAAGGTGAGAATCTGTTCTGAGTATGAGACTCAAAGCTAGTtcttgatgatgaagaagaagaagaagaagaaacagtaGACTGAGAAGATCTTGATTCAAGTGCCGCATAGTGAGTTTCATCCACTGGTAGAGgctgaaaatttgaaaaatagttgTCTCCCATTGCCATCATTTCAGGTCTAGAATCCCATGGAACAACAACAGGTGGAGACGGAGGAGCAGCCACGACCTCATCAAAATCCTTATCCGCCAATGACTCCTCAGCTTCCTCGTTTACAGCTTCATCACAAGAGCTATCCTCAAGAGCTGCGCCATCTCTCAAACCAGACCTTAAACTCCTAACCGGCAAGCCTAATGGCTGGTGCACAACATGGCCATCAAGACCATAATCTGGTCGAGCAACCACAACAACCTTAGATCTCCCTTGGTAATACTGCGAGTTCCAAGCTTGCATTTGATTGAAAGACTCAGATTCTCTCTCATTCACTACAGCTAGAGAACCTCGAGCACTCACATTACTCTCATAACTCCTAAAATCACAAGAATCCTCGTCGAAAACAGAGGAAACCGGGAAGAAACTAGAGACATAAGACAAGGAAGACTCATCTACTACACGGCTCGTCCTCGAATCAAGCGATGATTCAACACTCCTACGGCTAAACAAACCATAAGCGACAGCAATGCCGACGAAAAGGAGGTGAATCAGTTCCCAGAACTTGGTGAGCATTGTCTCGCTGCCGACGAACTCCGGAGCCTGAGAAGGGAACAACGGCAAGGCGAGGAGAAACAGAGTGAATAGGATAGGCTTATAAAAGAATCCTCCTTTGGACCGACGGGTGACAGACGGAGGCGCGGAGAGGGAGCGACGCTTGGTGTACGGAGACGGCATTGAGATCTAGAGTGTGGGATTTGATTGGTTAGGGGATTCGAAGGGTATGTGAAGGAGAGGAGACTTCGGGACGAGGTAAGAGACAGATCTAACATTAAAGCTGTTAAGACGAAAGAGAGTGTGAAAGTGAAACTCTATCTGCAACAGCTTCGAAGATCCTTGTCTGAAAGACCATTTGCCTATATTTACGGAATGGACCCTTGGCAAATATTGATACACGAGCGGACGGCGTCGTATCAGGAGTTGCGATAAAACCTTCGTTTTCATGGTTCTTGGGATTCATTCCTttgtaggggttattggttgttgtattttaatagatttgaaaatccgaactaaatttagtgttattggttctgtaattttcaaatctctattaaaatcatgtgttattgatttaatgattcataaattctatatcaaatcaagtgttattcaatcgtacggatttactaatatactcgattttataatggatttgaatggatttatttggattttctagttaaaaatacaaagactcaaatccgagggaaaacttccggatttacatattttacttggatttataaatactatatggatttctaaatcaatcaaaatatataaaccaatagatTGTTTATTTGGTTAGAtttgtaaaaaagaaagaaaaaaacaaacaaactgcggttaaactaaaataataactttaaaaTGGTTTCAGGTTTGATGTGATTGAAATTGATTCGGTTGTGGTGTAGTTTTGATTCAGTTTGATGACTTTAGTCGGTATAGAATTCATAGAACCAATCAGCTTGGTTTTAACTGTCCACTTAATTCCTTAAAGTGAAACACCATTTGAGaagatttttttcattttttgatgttttctcTCAAAATGATGCACCACTGGATGGAGATAGTTTTACTGGAGTTAAAATACATCTACGTGATGAGTGAACAGAAAAGAAACAACGAAGTTACATTCTTATTGGTGAGCATTGAGATGTTAGATAAATTGAGACAAGAGATGTGAATACCGGTTAGGAATTGCCTCCAAATTGAAGGTACATGCGTTTATGTTCACATCTACCGCTATTCACCTAAAGCATATGGAAGTTGGAATCAAAACCGATTCAATGGTGTCATGGACCATGgggcaaatttttttttaatttccaaactatttttttttttttaaagtctgatagatatatgtttttttttttaaataccagaagtagtttttaaaataaatctatagaaataaaaaaatattttcatataataaatttagaccctttttcttatttttaatataaaaatacatgtattttatgTAAGCCGGTCCTGGTTGGAATGAGTAAAATATATGGATTATAGAACGTGAGGTATAAACAAGATGTAACTTCGGGATAGGATTATATTACACTTACCTTACAAAACGGCGTGACGACGAAGATACTACGACACGTCCCGCCGTGGAACTGCACGACTGATTCCAAATCTTGTCAAACAATGACTTTACATTGATGTAATATTTCCAGTTACAATCAAATTTGTCGACATGTACAGTCTTAGAAGTAATATCCTTTTAGCCATTAGATTGATGTAGTCTTTCCAGGTTAATTATATAAAGGCTGCTGTAATGTATTTCAATTAATTGtgatttctaataatttttgattatatactgtaaaatataaattttgtagtAATTGCCATcgatatacaaaaataaaataaaactaggataagatccgcgccttgcgcgggattaagttattatttttattatattttggagaatgaaacaatagtttggcttcatttggattacgggtgttcaacccggatatcaggttggtttcggttcggttcgattttttcggtatttggttagtaaaatataactactattctaaatccatatttactttgactttagtctttcacatacttttgaaagatttcaattggacgactaaattgatcagccaatcttgttgctttaaatcattagtgtttatatatatatatatatatatatatattatttagtttgaatatttattaaataaaaattcatatgcgttatattttatgatcatttgtaacttattataacaaaaaaataatctattgatcacaaaattttcagaatgggaatattcaaatttctaataatatatagacgttttgaaaaattcaaatataacatataagaaaaaatataaatatttttattatatatttaatgtgattttttaatatctttcaataatataaaattaaaaaaaagaactaagataccaaaattgttatcaaatatttattattcataataattaattttcatatatacgttaatcatattaggtaatttcgtagcttctaattaagaaaagtgcaaaaaaaattttggtagattatttatcaattcgatagttagtttaataaaaaatataatgtaagtcaagatggatcaacctatttttctaagaatagtatattttatatagtcatttattaaatgagaatttataatcatacagttcgatgaccattcatatcattttataactgaatatttaaatcatcgataacaaaattttcaatgtgaaatctttaataagtttataatttataaatgtttttgaaaattcattgaaagttttaatattaaaatatttatgtaatcttatggtatatagtataatatatatatatataaatatatatgttttattattaaatgatattttttactcatatggttttaaaataatgtgtatcttcttataatattaaataaaagttcatattaatacaattttatgatcatttgtaacttattatgacaaaaaaaaaatctattgatcacaaaattttcagagtggggatcttcaaatttctaataatttatagacgttttgaaaaattcaaaatataacatataagaaaaattataaatgtttttattatatatttaatgtgatttttaaatatattttaataatataaaattaaaaaaagaactaagatacaaaaattgttatcaaatatttattattcattataattaattttcacatatacgttaatcatattaggtaatttcgtagcttttatttaaggaaagtgcaaaacattttttggtacgttatttatcaattcgatagttagtttaataaaaagtgtaatataagttaagatggaccaacctatttttctaggaatagtatattttgtatagttatttattaaataagaatttataatcatacggttctatgatcgttcatatcgttttataacaaaatatttaaatcatcgataacaaaattttcaatctgaaatctttaataagtttataatttataaatgttcttgaaaattcattgaaagttttaatattaaaatatttatgtaatcttatggtatatagtgtttaatatatatatatatatatattttattttattattaaatgatattttttactcatatggttttaaaatcatgtgtatcttcttataataaaaatgttaaaccattgatcattaatttttaacataataattttaatagttttagtcatttattgtcgtttttaaaaattcaaaatataacatatacgaaaaaatctaaattttatttttatagctaatttgattgtttaatttattttaataatataaaattaaacaaaaaatgatggaggagatatacattgttatcaaatctttattattaaactcattaattgtcatatatatattagtcatttatggtaattccgtaggttttatttaaggaaagaaaatatcatatcatatcattatatcatatagtttgaccaacttatgtatctaacaacatataaaaatcgaatgtggacctacttattttttaattgaatgtaattgactacctaattgagtgccatcTATGtattggggcctcttttaattaatacaaaattgaggttacatcttttcaaatgttcctcaattaatatataagggataaatAAATTCGTAGCAATTTCAATTAGTCGTGTGAAACAAATAACTTCCTTGTGTAATGATATCTTCCTAGCAATTTCCTACTGTGGAATAAGACTCCACTAAAAGAGTCTAATtccttcaaaattttcttacacgttcttaacaaaataaaaactttcttgtACGTTCTCAATATATATTGCATGTATAAATTGCCCCTCACATATAGACGTGCAGACTACacataaaaaaagagaaatggAGTCTGCTAAATAAAACATCAATGGCCACCAAAATGTCATCGTGATGCGTCACGGCGATCGAATGGACCGTTTTGAGCCACTCTGGGCTTCGACCGCTGAAAGACCGTGGGACCCGCCGCTCATTCACCACGGTAAGGTTCGAGCCTTTCAAACCGGTCAAAGAATCAGTTCTCAGGTTTCGTTTCCAGTTCACCGTGTCTTTGTCTCTCCTTTCCTACGTTGCATCCAGACTGCTGTTGAAGTTGTCGCCGCTCTCTCCGCCGTCTCTTCCATTGATAACTCTAAGCTCAAGGTTAGGCACCATATATATCGCCCTAgctatacatatataaatatgaagtaTGTGTATCTACAAAGTATACGTGTAGGGCGGACCCACTTGACAAGGGATGGGTGATCAATTGACACcggtaaaaataaaatataaaagatttgTAAGCTGGGTTCATTAGTATGTTGTAGCATAGTTGGTCTTAAATTCCCGCACTGAACCCCCAAATCAGGGTTCAATTTTTCCCAATATCACCTATGTCCCCAGTCTAATTTTCTGGTGGGTCAGCCACTACGTGTATGTAAGTTAAGATATATACACTCACATCTTACGTGTACTTTTTGATTCAAGGAATCTAGATGCTAATGCCTTGTCTCGTCTGCTCCAGGTAGCTATAGAGTTTGGATTGTGCGAGATACTGAACTCATTGGCTATTAAGAGTAACGTTGCTCCCAAAGATGGGAAGTTTGATTTCAATATTTCAGATCTTGAAGCTATGTTTCCTGAAGGAACAGTGGACCATAATGTCGATATGGTTTATAAAGAGGTAACTCTAGATCTGAGTTTTTAAGTTCTTCATTTCTGAGTATAACTTGATATAGATATATTTGAATCATGATTCCATGTTGGGTCGGTGTAGTTGCCACAATGGGGAGAATCTGCGGAAGGCTTCAGGGAACGATATGTTAATACATTGAAAGTTCTTGCACAGAAGTATCCTTCTGAGAACTTGCTCTTAATCACTCATCGTAAGCAAAACTGATTATGgcatttttagtttaaaatcaaaaccaacatctCTCTAATCTTGAGAAACGTTTCTTTTAGGGGGAGGAGTAAGTACTATACTTTACAAGTACTTAAAAGACGCAACCAAGCGCTTGGTAGATTATTGTGGTTGTGTTGACTTGAGAAGACAGGATGGGTTTGGTGAGTCTGTGGATTTCGAGGTGGTTACTAGTCATGGAGTGTCTTTCAGGGAACACAATGTCCCAATACATGACCCTGTAATAAGCCAATCTCCGGTTTAGCCGGTTTAATTCGGGCACGTTGATACTGTTTTTTTGCTAAacttttttgctaaattgtaaatattagtACGAAATAAACTTTGAAGTTTGCGAGatctataaaaacaaattatatgcTTGATTACacggaaatttttttttttaaaaatacatgtaaTAAAAAACAATCGAAGCTGAAGCCTTAAGAGCATGAGCATTGGTGAACCCCTCTTTGGGGTTCacaagtatttttttaatattttttgtgggTCCATGAATAGTTATGAATctgtaattgtttttttctgcATTAGTGAACTTGAAGAAGGAGttcataacaataaaataataatatttaatttttttttaatattcaaattatccagaaaacaagaataaaatatttaaaatattattaaatttttgaaaactatttattcaatacattaaaAGATTAGATTACATAAATTgagaaatagaaaaacaaacaaagtttattcatcttcatcaccaaacTTTTGCCAAATATTTTCCATTAAAATAGCTTTCAAACGAGCATGCTTCTCTTGATCTCGAACTTCTCTGCGCATGCCTAACATATCACCGGCATGAATACTTTCTCTGGTTGTCACCTTTGAACTTCTGCTTGACTCTCTTGATTCGAACTCAGAAGTATTTATTTGAGCGTATCCGTGTCGTTCGTTCTCTAcaatcatattgtgcaatatgacacaagttctcattatctttcctatcttttccttgtcccactgtagagctgggtttttaacaattgcaaacctcgactgcaatactccaaaagcccgttcgacatcttttctggcGGATTAATTAAAGAGATGGTACTGTTCATTTACGATTAATTAAAGACGGTCTTTATTAAAAAGaccggtgatttttttttttgtgcaacagaCCGGtgacttttacattttttttatcaaaaaacccgtgacttttataatttaaaaatatactgtTTTTATATGAGTGGTtcatttttctagttttataatttaaatatatgaaaatataaataatattattaatgaaaCACATGTTTTAGTTCTTTACGTCATGTATAACTATTACAGCAAACGCCACCAACCACCATCAGAGCAGCAATGGCGTCGTGTGCTAATTCCAATACCACCGATGAATACCAAAACATCTTGATGATGCGTCACGGTGATCGCATTGACAAGATCAACCCGCTCTGGCTCGATACAGCTTCGAGACCTTGGGACCCTCCGCTCGTTCAGGACGGTTTGGTTCGTGCGTTTCAAACTGGTCAACGGATCCGATCTCAGATCCAGTTTCCTATCCACAGGGTCTTCGTCTCTCCCTTCATCCGCTGTGTTCAGACCGCTTCAGAAGTTATCGCCGCTCTCTCCGCCGTTGACTTAAACCCTCACGCTACGTCGTCCAAAGACGTTATTTCCATCGATAAATCTAAGCTCAAGGTCAGATTCTGATCATCGTTGGTGCTTCTTGTCCTAATAAGGGTAGTTGTCTCGTTTGTATGGTATACACTAGTTAAGGTGGTTGGTTCTTGTCTGCTTCAGGTGTCTATTGAGTTTGGTTTGAGTGAGATGCTGAACAGTATGGCTATTATGCCTGAGGTTGCTCCAAAAGATGGGAAGTTTGATTTCAATATTTCAGATCTTGAAGCTATGTTTCCTGAGGGAATGGTGGATCATGACGTTGATCCTGTTTATAAAGAGGTAATCAATTTCTCTAGACCTTGTCTTGTTCTGTTTTTGtatgttattttcttgaaatCATCAATTTTAATACTCAACTATTGCTCGCGCATAATTATTCTCCAACTAATAGTTAACTTCGCAAAATTGAGAATGAAATAGTTAACCATTAACTGATAgacagaaaaataaaagtttctGTCAACTTTTTAACGGTTGAATATTTGAATCATAATTTTGTGTACTCAAAGATTAGTTGGAGAATAAATATACGCatataatatttgaatttaatttGCCGATTGAGAATACTTGAGGAATTAAAACTCACcttttatattctttataagATTGAAAGTCATgaacattaattttttaaggaaaacataattaaaaatatttttaagttaaataaaatcattatactaGATATTTACTTTTCTGAAAGCGATTGTTAAGTTTTGACAAtgacatataaaataatacaaaatagttATAGTCACATGGTATTGTTGATGTACTTCATgcttataaaatcattttagatgatttataaaataattccTAGTTCAAAAAAATCTCAATTTGAACCAATTTATAAGATactttatacaaaaatatatatattttggtttttaaaagcATATAAAATGATGTAAGATAACTACATTTGCActgtatttttaatttacaatatataattgTCTAAAGTATAGATTCAATGTACAAAATATGAATGTATAAGCAAtacaaaaatcatatataagtGATTTTATAAACATGAAATACACCAACACTGTGATGCAATCATGCAACTATAGTTATTTGTAGGGTTGGGCAAAAAACccggatccgaagaaccgaaccaaaTCCGATCTAAAAAAGTAGTACCAAGtccgaatcaaaatttattaaatatccgaacgagttcaaaattttggtatctaaagaaccgaaaccgaacccgattCGAACCGAAGTATCTCGGGTACGCGAATGTAAccgaaaaaaatttatatacctaaatatattacttatttttagatttaatatatattaaaaatatccagaatatataagatatcttaaagttgtctaaaatacttgaaaatatacataaatagtcaaaagtaaatgtctataatagttaaagtatattcaaaacaccaaaatgcttgaaatatctattgattttctattcaaatatttaattcaaaccaatttatatattaattttaggtattttgacatatattatacaaatttatgtgtaatatattattttgatttatagattttgagaaattttaagcatataatgaatattaaaattttaagaataatttaaatgggttatccgaacccgaactgaacccccgaagatccgaaccgaacatgaaccaaaatttagaaatacccgaatgagGCTGAAATCTTTAAACCCGAAGACCTGAAACCCGATTAGATTCAAACCGAACCCGCATGGGTACCCGAACGTCCACCCCTAgttatttgtattattttatacgtcattgtaaaaaattaaaaggtaaaaatttCGTATATTAGCTATATCTAACTtgagaatattt comes from the Brassica napus cultivar Da-Ae chromosome A7, Da-Ae, whole genome shotgun sequence genome and includes:
- the LOC106403845 gene encoding uncharacterized protein LOC106403845, coding for MPSPYTKRRSLSAPPSVTRRSKGGFFYKPILFTLFLLALPLFPSQAPEFVGSETMLTKFWELIHLLFVGIAVAYGLFSRRSVESSLDSRTSRVVDESSLSYVSSFFPVSSVFDEDSCDFRSYESNVSARGSLAVVNERESESFNQMQAWNSQYYQGRSKVVVVARPDYGLDGHVVHQPLGLPVRSLRSGLRDGAALEDSSCDEAVNEEAEESLADKDFDEVVAAPPSPPVVVPWDSRPEMMAMGDNYFSNFQPLPVDETHYAALESRSSQSTVSSSSSSSSSRTSFESHTQNRFSPSRSVSEELLDPNVDEPVKEKSLEASSRSSSPSPPLVTDDTHRRVLHSRRYSDGSLVEEDVRQGLEDELETSEVRSRRNEKIFKKKELGSKSLKLTAESSRKGKNKSRRSYPPDPISSPISGADDSTTRRHKSDDHLLEDNIRKGLESDRNKVRVKKGRSQDSLPPSPPLPPSPPLVIDDTHKRVLHSRHYSDGSLLEEDELEVSEVRGRRTEVFSKKELGSKSLKLTAESSRRGKIKSRRSYPSDADDSTTRRRDLQHKSDGHFLEDSTRKGLESDHNKLSVKKGGSHESLELTAEASSLTIPAVDVEFQPKNAKASRRAVRSSRGDCDTLLVKDIKRNSEDDFMDKSRKKDVHGDNKEVKSSSPRREPQSWRGSSKASSRGKSVRTIRSDRHGKHLKTGGDSSHDRTEPKAESHGRTKPRRQWQQELAIVLHQEKLPETHAKSEPQDDDATEETEVKQLQLTLEEEEEAAAAWESQSNASHDHYEVDRKADEFIAKFREQIRLQKLHSGEQPRGGGIGIIRNSHIR
- the BNAA07G18650D gene encoding uncharacterized protein BNAA07G18650D, with product MRHGDRMDRFEPLWASTAERPWDPPLIHHGKVRAFQTGQRISSQVSFPVHRVFVSPFLRCIQTAVEVVAALSAVSSIDNSKLKVAIEFGLCEILNSLAIKSNVAPKDGKFDFNISDLEAMFPEGTVDHNVDMVYKELPQWGESAEGFRERYVNTLKVLAQKYPSENLLLITHRGGVSTILYKYLKDATKRLVDYCGCVDLRRQDGFGESVDFEVVTSHGVSFREHNVPIHDPVISQSPV
- the LOC125576220 gene encoding uncharacterized protein LOC125576220, which encodes MASCANSNTTDEYQNILMMRHGDRIDKINPLWLDTASRPWDPPLVQDGLVRAFQTGQRIRSQIQFPIHRVFVSPFIRCVQTASEVIAALSAVDLNPHATSSKDVISIDKSKLKVSIEFGLSEMLNSMAIMPEVAPKDGKFDFNISDLEAMFPEGMVDHDVDPVYKEMPQWGETVEECTERFLGLVKTLADKYPLENLLLVTHGEGVRTTFATYKDVDTYDVEYCACAELRRKVSSQDGSTKAGGFEVMTSLGEVGIKYHSLTTTADK